One window of Candidatus Regiella endosymbiont of Tuberolachnus salignus genomic DNA carries:
- the rho gene encoding transcription termination factor Rho, with the protein MNLTELKHTSVAELIKLGEEMGLENLPRMRKQDIIFSILKQHAKSGEDIFGDGVLEILQDGFGFLRSGDSSYLAGPDDIYVSPSQIRRFNLRTGDTIAGKIRPPKEGERYFALLKVDKVNYDKPENARNKILFENLTPLHANLRLRMERGNGSTEDLTARVLDLAAPIGCGQRGLIVAPPKAGKTMLLQNIATNIAHNHPDCVLMVLLIDERPEEVTEMQRLVKGEVIASTFDEPASRHVQVAEMVIETAKRLVEHKKDVIILLDSITRLARAYNTVVPASGKVLTGGVDANALHRPKRFFGAARNVEEGGSLTIIATALVDTGSKMDEVIYEEFKGTGNMELHLSRKIAEKRVFPAIDYNRSGTRKEELLTSVEELQKMWILRKIIHPMGEIDAMEFLINKLAMTKTNDEFFDMMKRS; encoded by the coding sequence ATGAATCTTACTGAATTAAAGCACACCTCAGTTGCTGAGTTAATAAAACTTGGCGAAGAAATGGGGCTAGAAAATCTACCTCGTATGCGAAAACAAGACATTATCTTTTCTATCCTTAAACAGCACGCTAAAAGTGGCGAAGATATCTTTGGTGATGGTGTGTTGGAAATATTGCAAGATGGATTTGGTTTTCTCCGTTCAGGAGACAGTTCCTACCTTGCCGGCCCCGACGATATCTATGTTTCTCCTAGCCAAATTCGTCGTTTTAATCTTCGTACTGGCGACACCATTGCCGGTAAAATTAGGCCACCTAAAGAAGGCGAACGTTATTTTGCTCTGTTGAAAGTGGACAAAGTTAATTACGACAAACCAGAAAATGCCCGCAACAAAATACTCTTTGAAAATCTGACGCCTCTACATGCTAATTTGCGGCTAAGGATGGAGCGAGGAAATGGTTCAACGGAAGATTTAACCGCTCGAGTGCTCGATCTTGCTGCACCTATCGGTTGTGGGCAGCGAGGTTTGATTGTAGCTCCACCCAAAGCAGGAAAAACAATGTTATTGCAAAATATTGCCACTAACATTGCCCATAACCATCCCGATTGTGTATTGATGGTACTGTTGATTGATGAACGTCCGGAAGAAGTCACAGAAATGCAACGTTTAGTTAAAGGCGAAGTTATTGCTTCTACCTTTGACGAACCTGCATCTCGTCATGTTCAAGTGGCTGAAATGGTGATTGAAACAGCAAAAAGATTAGTTGAACATAAGAAAGATGTCATCATTTTATTAGACTCAATTACTCGTTTAGCCCGCGCCTATAACACAGTGGTTCCCGCTTCAGGTAAAGTCTTAACGGGTGGTGTCGATGCTAATGCTTTACATCGGCCTAAACGGTTTTTTGGAGCAGCGCGTAACGTTGAAGAAGGCGGTAGTTTGACCATTATCGCTACTGCATTGGTTGATACCGGTTCTAAAATGGATGAAGTCATCTATGAAGAATTTAAGGGTACAGGCAACATGGAACTGCATTTATCACGTAAAATTGCTGAAAAACGTGTATTCCCTGCCATTGATTACAACCGCTCTGGCACAAGAAAAGAAGAACTTCTCACCTCTGTGGAAGAATTACAAAAAATGTGGATACTGCGTAAAATTATCCATCCCATGGGCGAAATTGATGCAATGGAATTTCTTATCAACAAATTGGCTATGACCAAAACTAATGATGAATTTTTCGACATGATGAAACGTTCGTAA
- the accB gene encoding acetyl-CoA carboxylase biotin carboxyl carrier protein, producing the protein MDIRKIKKLIELVEESGISELEISEGEESVRINRAPTLSHYPITQQPLPCIPTAAGKQPDATTTVPSVVEPALNHHVIRSPMVGTFYRTPTPEAKAFIEIGQKVSVGDTLCIIEAMKMMNLIEADKSGTIKAILVENGQPIEFDQPLVVIE; encoded by the coding sequence ATGGATATTCGTAAAATTAAAAAACTTATCGAACTGGTTGAGGAATCTGGCATTTCAGAGCTAGAAATTTCAGAAGGTGAAGAGTCAGTACGCATTAACCGTGCACCAACCCTATCACATTATCCAATAACGCAACAACCGCTGCCTTGTATCCCCACAGCGGCGGGAAAACAACCTGATGCTACCACGACAGTTCCTTCGGTCGTTGAGCCCGCATTGAATCATCATGTTATCCGTTCGCCGATGGTTGGTACCTTCTACCGTACACCAACCCCAGAAGCCAAAGCTTTCATTGAAATAGGACAAAAAGTTTCTGTCGGTGATACTTTATGTATTATTGAAGCCATGAAGATGATGAATCTTATTGAAGCAGATAAGTCCGGTACGATAAAAGCTATTTTGGTAGAAAACGGTCAACCGATTGAATTCGATCAGCCTCTTGTCGTCATCGAATAA
- the traF gene encoding conjugative transfer signal peptidase TraF, producing the protein MRIITLIAVLAVVTIGLGGALFLAGGRLNTSNSMPLGLYWITDKPMTKGEYVIFCPPLQAAFKEAKRRGYIGFGLCPGNYSYMMKKIVALQGDNIAITAQGVSVNDTLLPHTTPLPTDRAGQPLPQISIASYTLSESELLLMTEQSPTSFDSRYFGPVNKTQVVSVIRPVLTSSTYWGQWFLKRYNQLKNYTQ; encoded by the coding sequence ATGAGAATAATCACGCTAATAGCGGTATTAGCTGTGGTTACCATTGGATTAGGTGGTGCTCTCTTTCTAGCGGGAGGGCGCCTCAATACGAGCAACAGTATGCCGTTGGGTTTGTATTGGATAACTGACAAGCCAATGACAAAAGGCGAATATGTTATTTTTTGCCCCCCATTACAAGCCGCATTTAAAGAAGCAAAGCGGCGCGGTTATATTGGTTTCGGTTTATGCCCTGGTAACTATAGTTATATGATGAAAAAAATTGTCGCTCTCCAAGGTGACAACATTGCGATTACCGCTCAGGGTGTTAGCGTGAACGATACCTTGCTGCCTCATACCACCCCTTTGCCAACCGACAGAGCTGGGCAACCGTTACCACAAATCAGCATAGCATCTTATACCTTAAGTGAATCCGAATTATTACTCATGACGGAGCAAAGCCCTACTTCATTTGATTCACGTTATTTTGGACCTGTTAATAAAACCCAAGTTGTCTCTGTTATACGCCCCGTATTAACGTCTTCAACCTATTGGGGTCAATGGTTTTTAAAAAGATATAATCAATTAAAAAATTATACCCAATGA
- the aroQ gene encoding type II 3-dehydroquinate dehydratase gives MSDKFHILLINGPNLNLLGTREPEKYTAITLEEVISGLKQKAQELNVELSCLQSNVEHELIDRIHQAQGNIDFILINLAAFTHTSIALRDALLAVRIPFIEIHLSNVHAREPFRHHSYFSDIAIGTICGLGADGYSFALQAAVNRLSKYNKMT, from the coding sequence ATGTCGGATAAGTTTCATATTTTGCTTATAAACGGCCCTAACCTCAATTTGCTTGGGACGCGTGAACCAGAAAAGTACACCGCGATCACGCTGGAAGAAGTGATTAGCGGATTGAAACAAAAAGCGCAAGAATTGAATGTCGAATTATCTTGCCTGCAATCGAACGTAGAGCATGAACTTATCGATAGAATTCATCAGGCACAAGGAAATATCGATTTTATTTTGATCAATCTGGCCGCTTTCACGCATACCAGTATCGCTTTGCGTGATGCATTATTAGCAGTGCGAATTCCTTTTATTGAAATTCACCTTTCTAACGTGCATGCCAGAGAGCCTTTTCGCCATCATTCGTACTTTTCCGATATTGCAATTGGCACAATTTGTGGGTTAGGTGCTGATGGCTATAGTTTTGCTTTACAAGCAGCCGTCAATCGCTTATCTAAATATAATAAAATGACATAG
- a CDS encoding GrxA family glutaredoxin, translated as MHTVIFGRSGCPYCVRAKQLAETLAAKRDDFTFRYIDINEENISKADLEKSVGQPVKTVPQIFIDEKHIGGCTDFEAYILRL; from the coding sequence ATGCATACTGTAATTTTTGGACGTTCTGGATGTCCCTATTGTGTCCGTGCAAAACAATTGGCAGAAACACTGGCGGCTAAACGCGACGATTTTACTTTTCGCTACATAGACATTAATGAAGAAAATATTAGCAAAGCAGACCTAGAAAAAAGTGTTGGCCAACCGGTTAAAACTGTTCCACAAATTTTCATTGATGAAAAACATATTGGGGGTTGTACCGATTTTGAAGCCTATATCCTTCGTCTTTGA
- the ampC gene encoding class C beta-lactamase gives MRYVFIKKVLQSLMFFCLSLMATRNYAAENIYQARIDKIVNDTVQPLIQEYNIPGMAVAVTLDGNHYFYNYGVMSKEAAAPITNQTLFEIGSISKTFTAILASYAAVSNKLSLSDHASEHLPDLAKTAFDKISLLNLATHTSGLPLFVPENIKNKDELMDYFKQWQPPYPIGTYRVYSNLGIGLLGIVTAKSLQGSYDSLLKNIILTPLGMTHTYIDVPADKMKDYAQGYTQTGSPIRMKPAVLSSEAYGLKSCTHDLVRYIQANMNEITVNQKLQDAIDNTHLVYFKAEGITQNLMWEQYHYPTDIKELFKGNAALLKDTPTTRIISNLRPTADVLINKTGSTNGFANYIAFVPSKKRGVVILANKSYPIDQRVKAGYEILEQLDKL, from the coding sequence ATGCGCTATGTGTTTATCAAGAAGGTATTGCAATCATTGATGTTTTTTTGTCTAAGTTTGATGGCTACTCGCAATTATGCTGCGGAAAATATTTATCAAGCTAGGATCGATAAGATTGTCAATGATACCGTTCAGCCATTAATACAAGAATATAACATCCCCGGCATGGCGGTTGCTGTCACCCTGGATGGTAATCATTATTTTTACAACTATGGTGTCATGTCAAAAGAAGCAGCTGCGCCTATAACCAATCAAACGCTTTTTGAAATAGGTTCAATCAGTAAGACCTTTACTGCAATATTGGCTTCTTATGCCGCGGTCAGTAATAAACTTTCGCTTTCAGATCATGCCAGTGAACACCTGCCTGATCTTGCAAAGACCGCGTTTGATAAAATTAGTTTATTAAATTTGGCTACGCACACATCAGGCCTGCCGTTGTTTGTTCCTGAAAATATTAAGAATAAAGATGAACTAATGGACTATTTTAAGCAATGGCAACCTCCTTACCCCATTGGTACATATCGAGTTTATTCCAATCTAGGCATTGGTCTGCTTGGCATAGTAACGGCTAAAAGTTTGCAGGGCTCTTATGATAGTTTGCTGAAAAATATAATATTGACACCACTTGGAATGACTCACACCTATATTGATGTTCCAGCGGATAAAATGAAGGATTACGCGCAAGGTTACACACAGACAGGCTCTCCGATTCGGATGAAACCTGCTGTGTTGTCATCTGAAGCCTATGGTTTGAAATCCTGCACCCATGATCTCGTTCGCTATATTCAAGCTAATATGAACGAAATAACCGTTAATCAAAAACTTCAGGATGCGATAGATAACACGCATCTCGTTTATTTCAAAGCAGAGGGGATAACACAAAATTTAATGTGGGAGCAATATCATTATCCAACTGACATTAAAGAATTATTTAAAGGAAATGCCGCACTTCTTAAAGATACACCTACTACTCGCATCATCTCTAATTTACGGCCAACCGCAGATGTGTTGATCAATAAAACAGGCTCAACCAATGGTTTTGCCAATTACATCGCTTTTGTGCCGAGCAAAAAAAGAGGCGTTGTGATATTGGCCAACAAATCTTATCCCATCGATCAAAGAGTAAAAGCGGGATATGAAATTTTAGAGCAACTCGATAAGTTGTAG
- a CDS encoding glycine zipper 2TM domain-containing protein produces MIKSLLVVTIATATLTGCTNLSTTSGDVFSDHQAKQAQAVSYGTVISVRPVTIQGGDKSNVMGAIGGAVLGGFLGNTIGGGRGQSLATAAGAVAGGMAGQGIQGKLNTTKGVQLEIRKDDGVTISVVQKQGKTQFSPGQRVLLAGSGNNVTVSPR; encoded by the coding sequence ATGATTAAGTCTTTACTCGTTGTGACTATTGCCACAGCTACTTTGACAGGCTGTACTAATCTTAGCACCACATCCGGTGATGTTTTTAGCGACCACCAAGCTAAGCAAGCACAGGCTGTATCCTACGGCACAGTGATCTCTGTGCGTCCCGTTACTATTCAAGGAGGAGATAAATCCAATGTCATGGGCGCTATTGGTGGTGCTGTTTTAGGCGGATTTTTAGGAAATACCATCGGTGGGGGTAGAGGCCAAAGCTTAGCAACTGCGGCCGGTGCAGTAGCCGGGGGGATGGCGGGTCAAGGGATACAAGGCAAGCTAAATACGACTAAAGGTGTTCAGTTAGAAATTCGTAAAGATGATGGTGTCACTATTTCAGTGGTACAAAAACAAGGTAAAACCCAATTTAGCCCTGGTCAACGTGTACTCTTGGCAGGTAGTGGTAATAATGTCACCGTTAGCCCCCGTTAA
- a CDS encoding amino acid aminotransferase — protein MFENIELAPADPILGLAEQFNKDPQPNKINLGIGVYQDETGKTPVLSSVKKAEQYLLENETSKNYLSIDGLQNFAGCTQALLFGESSDIIKEKRARTAQTPGGTGALRVAADFIAKKTDAKRVWVSNPTWPNHHNIFPAAGLEVVEYGYYDALNHCLDFDKIKTDLRNKAQAGDVVLFHGCCHNPTGIDPTLKQWQELAELLKEKNLLPLFDFAYQGFATGLEEDAEGLRAFAEKHDELIVCSSYSKNFGLYNERVGACTLVAASPKNADNAFSQIKATIRANYSNPPAHGAAVVAAILNDKTTLRPLWEKELTAMRQRIKEMRDLFVETLEKEGANFSFIKQQNGMFSYSGLTANQVTRLRKEFSVHAASSGRINIAGMTKENMSTLCKAIVEVL, from the coding sequence ATGTTTGAAAACATCGAGCTTGCCCCCGCTGATCCCATTTTAGGCCTTGCTGAGCAATTTAATAAAGATCCACAGCCAAATAAAATTAACCTCGGCATTGGTGTCTACCAAGACGAAACCGGTAAAACACCGGTGTTATCTAGTGTAAAAAAAGCGGAGCAGTACCTGCTAGAAAATGAAACCAGCAAAAATTATCTTAGCATTGACGGATTACAAAATTTTGCCGGCTGCACACAGGCACTGCTTTTTGGTGAGAGCAGCGACATTATAAAAGAAAAAAGAGCGCGAACTGCACAGACCCCGGGCGGAACTGGCGCGCTGAGGGTTGCCGCTGATTTTATCGCCAAAAAAACCGATGCTAAACGCGTGTGGGTGAGTAATCCCACTTGGCCAAATCATCACAATATTTTTCCCGCCGCCGGATTAGAAGTGGTTGAATACGGCTATTACGATGCACTCAATCACTGTCTGGATTTCGATAAAATAAAAACTGACTTAAGAAACAAGGCGCAAGCCGGTGATGTTGTATTATTCCACGGCTGTTGCCATAACCCAACTGGCATCGATCCGACACTAAAACAATGGCAAGAATTGGCTGAACTCTTGAAGGAAAAAAACCTGTTGCCTTTGTTTGATTTTGCCTATCAAGGCTTCGCAACAGGGCTTGAGGAAGATGCTGAAGGGTTACGAGCTTTTGCAGAAAAGCATGATGAATTAATAGTCTGTAGCTCTTATTCGAAAAATTTTGGCTTATATAATGAACGTGTCGGTGCCTGCACCCTGGTTGCTGCCAGCCCGAAAAATGCGGATAACGCATTTAGTCAGATAAAAGCGACTATTCGTGCGAATTACTCAAATCCACCCGCTCATGGTGCTGCTGTCGTGGCCGCTATCCTCAATGATAAAACGACGTTACGCCCTCTCTGGGAAAAAGAATTGACAGCTATGCGTCAACGTATTAAAGAGATGCGGGATCTGTTCGTTGAGACATTGGAGAAAGAAGGAGCAAATTTCAGTTTCATCAAACAACAGAATGGGATGTTTTCCTACAGTGGTTTAACGGCTAACCAGGTAACACGTTTACGCAAAGAATTTTCTGTTCATGCCGCCTCTTCTGGCCGCATTAACATTGCAGGGATGACGAAAGAAAATATGTCAACGCTGTGTAAAGCCATTGTTGAGGTTCTTTAG
- the queF gene encoding NADPH-dependent 7-cyano-7-deazaguanine reductase QueF (Catalyzes the NADPH-dependent reduction of 7-cyano-7-deazaguanine (preQ0) to 7-aminomethyl-7-deazaguanine (preQ1) in queuosine biosynthesis) — protein MNSSQHVYSKHLGQKSQYIDTYNEKLLVAIPRSAGRKEIGLIDEQIPFTGFDLWTAYELSWLNKKGKPQVAMAEFTVPATSPNLIESKSLKLYLNSLNQSHLDSSEVHQHISKDLSHIAEAEVKVTLFEGMKNYSKKIDEPDYISIDESDIEVNDYKFNADHLKNAVTEKSPFVTERLTSNLLKSNCLVTLQPDWASVFIKYEGKKIDREKLLRYIISFRKHNEFHEQCVERIFLDIKKYCHPQKLTVFARYTRRGGLDINPFRSDYESTSAIGRLVRQ, from the coding sequence ATGAATAGTAGTCAACACGTTTATTCAAAACATCTTGGTCAAAAATCACAGTATATAGATACATACAACGAAAAATTATTAGTAGCCATACCTCGGTCAGCAGGAAGAAAAGAAATAGGCTTAATCGATGAACAAATACCCTTCACTGGATTTGATTTGTGGACGGCATATGAACTTTCTTGGTTGAATAAAAAAGGAAAACCGCAGGTTGCTATGGCGGAGTTTACTGTACCCGCCACATCCCCAAATTTGATTGAATCCAAATCACTCAAACTTTATTTAAATAGTCTAAACCAATCCCATCTCGATTCTTCAGAGGTTCACCAACATATCTCAAAAGACCTCTCTCACATCGCTGAAGCTGAAGTGAAAGTGACACTATTTGAGGGGATGAAAAATTACAGCAAAAAAATTGATGAGCCTGACTACATTAGCATTGATGAAAGCGATATAGAGGTCAATGACTATAAATTTAATGCTGATCATTTAAAAAATGCAGTGACAGAAAAATCACCTTTTGTTACTGAGCGCCTGACGTCAAATCTTTTAAAATCTAATTGTTTAGTCACCCTGCAACCTGACTGGGCCAGTGTTTTTATAAAATATGAAGGCAAAAAAATAGATAGAGAAAAGTTGCTTCGATATATTATCTCGTTCCGAAAACATAATGAATTTCATGAGCAATGTGTAGAAAGGATATTTTTAGATATAAAAAAATATTGTCATCCACAAAAATTAACGGTTTTTGCCAGATATACACGTCGAGGAGGATTAGATATTAATCCCTTTAGAAGCGATTACGAATCGACATCAGCCATAGGGCGATTAGTCAGACAATAA
- the trxA gene encoding thioredoxin TrxA, which yields MSKNIKDLEDKAFQVDVLEASDPVLVDFWAEWCGPCKTLAPILDEIANEYKGKLTVAKLNIDDQQETAKKYGVRGIPTLLLFKDGKIAANQVGLVSKTDIKKLLDTHL from the coding sequence ATGAGCAAAAATATAAAGGATCTTGAAGATAAAGCCTTCCAAGTTGATGTGTTAGAGGCCAGTGATCCGGTGTTAGTTGATTTTTGGGCGGAATGGTGCGGTCCATGTAAAACACTTGCTCCAATTTTGGATGAAATTGCTAACGAATATAAAGGGAAGTTAACTGTCGCGAAGTTAAATATAGATGACCAGCAGGAAACAGCTAAAAAATATGGTGTACGCGGCATCCCAACACTATTGTTATTTAAAGACGGGAAGATAGCAGCGAATCAGGTAGGACTTGTATCGAAAACTGACATCAAGAAACTTCTGGATACCCATTTGTAA
- the pdxH gene encoding pyridoxamine 5'-phosphate oxidase, whose protein sequence is MSECNESGIENLRREYIGGKLCSKDLPSDPLVLFTAWFEEAKQEEKIKDPSAICVATVDGYGRPFQRTVLLKHYDEQGMVFYGNLKSRKALHLKENPYISLLFPWYALDRQVTFLGKAEPLPRDQVESYFASRPKDSQIAALVSHQSCTIASRQVLEAEFSKCQQQYQQSTVPVPDYWGGFCVCFDSVEFWQGRASRLHDRFLYQRSKEGWEKSRLAP, encoded by the coding sequence ATGTCTGAATGCAATGAATCTGGAATTGAAAATTTACGGCGTGAATATATAGGCGGCAAGCTATGCAGTAAGGATCTTCCCTCTGATCCGTTAGTCTTATTCACCGCCTGGTTCGAAGAAGCAAAGCAAGAAGAGAAGATCAAAGATCCCTCCGCGATCTGTGTTGCTACGGTCGATGGCTATGGCAGACCTTTTCAACGCACCGTTTTGCTTAAACATTATGATGAACAAGGTATGGTATTTTACGGCAATCTAAAGAGTCGTAAGGCGCTGCATTTAAAAGAAAATCCATATATCAGTTTATTATTTCCATGGTATGCATTAGATCGACAAGTTACTTTTCTTGGCAAAGCTGAACCGCTGCCGCGTGATCAAGTAGAAAGTTATTTCGCCAGTCGGCCAAAGGATAGCCAAATTGCTGCTTTGGTTTCTCATCAATCTTGTACAATTGCTAGCCGCCAGGTATTGGAAGCGGAATTCAGTAAATGTCAGCAGCAATATCAACAGAGCACAGTTCCGGTTCCAGATTATTGGGGAGGATTTTGTGTTTGTTTTGACTCGGTAGAATTTTGGCAAGGAAGAGCATCCCGTCTTCATGATCGTTTTCTCTATCAACGCAGTAAAGAGGGCTGGGAAAAGAGTCGATTAGCACCATGA
- the feoA gene encoding ferrous iron transporter A has product MRFVPQQYYKIIHFFPEILPTYRQKLLSLGMLPGASFQVIRLAPFGDPVQIQIRGVSLLLRKKDLNFLRLEAHS; this is encoded by the coding sequence ATGCGGTTTGTTCCTCAGCAATATTATAAAATAATTCATTTTTTTCCCGAGATCCTACCTACCTACCGGCAAAAATTACTTTCTTTAGGCATGTTACCTGGCGCATCATTTCAAGTGATTCGTTTGGCGCCCTTTGGAGATCCTGTTCAAATTCAAATTCGAGGCGTTAGCTTATTATTACGCAAAAAGGATTTGAATTTTTTGAGGTTAGAAGCGCATTCTTAG
- the rhlB gene encoding ATP-dependent RNA helicase RhlB produces the protein MSKTHLTEQKFSDFALHPQVIEVLENEGFHNCTPIQALTLPITLTGQDVAGQAQTGTGKTLAFLASTFHHLLSFPVEEGKMINQPRALIMGPTRELALQIHADAVSLSQSSGLKLGLAYGGDGYDKQLKVLEKGVDILIGTTGRIIDYAKQGYINLAAIQVVVLDEADRMCDISFIKDIRWLFHSMPSADKRLNMLFSATLSCRVHELAFELMHNGQYVEVEPLQKTGHRIQEELFYPSNEEKMRLLQTLIEEEWPDRCIIFSNTKHRCEDIWRHLAADGHRVGLLTGDVAQKKRQRILEEFTKGDLDILVATDVAARGLHIPLVTHVFNYDLPDDCEDYVHRIGRTGRAGESGYSISLACEEYALNLPAIEAYIGHRIPVSKYNSDSLLTDLPQPKPLPRARRTLVSTRRQSVSRSDNNVLRNNRKRSGQ, from the coding sequence ATGAGCAAAACACACTTGACCGAACAGAAGTTTTCCGACTTCGCCCTGCACCCACAGGTTATCGAGGTTCTTGAAAATGAAGGATTTCATAATTGCACGCCTATCCAGGCGTTAACGTTGCCAATCACCCTAACCGGGCAAGATGTGGCGGGTCAGGCGCAAACAGGTACTGGAAAGACGCTCGCGTTTTTAGCGTCTACTTTTCATCATTTACTTTCTTTCCCAGTGGAAGAGGGAAAAATGATTAATCAACCACGCGCTTTAATTATGGGACCGACACGGGAGTTAGCCCTACAGATTCATGCAGACGCGGTGTCTTTATCTCAATCCAGCGGCTTGAAATTAGGTCTGGCTTACGGTGGGGATGGTTATGATAAACAACTTAAGGTACTGGAAAAGGGCGTTGATATTCTAATTGGCACCACTGGCCGTATCATTGATTATGCAAAACAAGGCTATATTAATTTAGCTGCAATTCAGGTTGTGGTGTTAGATGAAGCTGATCGTATGTGTGATATCAGTTTTATCAAAGATATACGTTGGCTTTTTCATAGTATGCCATCAGCAGATAAACGCTTGAATATGCTATTTTCCGCCACCCTGTCTTGCCGAGTACATGAGCTTGCATTTGAACTAATGCATAATGGCCAATATGTTGAAGTAGAGCCGCTACAAAAAACAGGCCACCGTATTCAAGAAGAATTATTTTATCCTTCAAATGAAGAGAAAATGCGGCTATTACAAACACTGATTGAAGAAGAATGGCCAGATCGTTGTATTATTTTTTCTAATACTAAGCATCGTTGTGAAGATATTTGGCGTCATTTAGCCGCTGATGGCCATAGAGTTGGGCTATTGACAGGAGATGTTGCGCAAAAAAAACGTCAACGTATTTTAGAAGAATTTACAAAAGGCGATCTAGATATTTTAGTTGCGACGGATGTCGCTGCCCGTGGGTTGCATATTCCATTAGTGACACATGTTTTTAATTATGACCTACCTGATGATTGTGAAGATTATGTTCACCGCATAGGTCGTACTGGGCGGGCGGGAGAAAGTGGTTATTCAATCAGTTTAGCTTGTGAAGAATACGCACTAAATTTGCCGGCAATTGAAGCCTATATCGGTCATCGGATCCCGGTCAGTAAATATAATAGTGATAGCTTGTTAACAGATTTGCCTCAACCCAAACCTCTGCCACGTGCCCGTCGCACTCTCGTCAGTACGCGCCGCCAATCTGTATCACGTAGCGACAATAATGTATTACGTAACAACCGTAAACGATCAGGTCAATAA